From the Homo sapiens chromosome 1, GRCh38.p14 Primary Assembly genome, one window contains:
- the PPIAL4A gene encoding peptidyl-prolyl cis-trans isomerase A-like 4A, producing the protein MVNSVVFFDITVDGKPLGRISIKLFADKILKTAENFRALSTGEKGFRYKGSCFHRIIPGFMCQGGDFTRHNGTGDKSIYGEKFDDENLIRKHTGSGILSMANAGPNTNGSQFFICAAKTEWLDGKHVAFGKVKERVNIVEAMEHFGYRNSKTSKKITIADCGQF; encoded by the coding sequence ATGGTCAACTCCGTCGTCTTTTTTGACATCACCGTCGACGGCAAGCCCTTGGGCCGCATCTCCATCAAACTGTTTGCAGACAAGATTCTAAAGACAGCGGAAAACTTTCGTGCTCTGAGCACTGGAGAGAAAGGATTTCGTTATAAGGGTTCCTGCTTTCACAGAATTATTCCAGGGTTTATGTGTCAGGGTGGTGACTTCACACGCCATAATGGCACTGGTGACAAGTCCATCTATGGGGAGAAATTTGATGATGAGAACCTCATCCGAAAGCATACAGGTTCTGGCATCTTGTCCATGGCAAATGCTGGACCCAACACAAATGGTTCCCAGTTTTTCATCTGTGCTGCCAAGACTGAGTGGTTGGATGGCAAGCATGTGGCCTTTGGCAAGGTGAAAGAACGTGTGAATATTGTGGAAGCCATGGAGCACTTTGGGTACAGGAATAGCAAGACCAGCAAGAAGATCACCATTGCTGACTGTGGACAATTCTAA